One Phaseolus vulgaris cultivar G19833 chromosome 2, P. vulgaris v2.0, whole genome shotgun sequence DNA window includes the following coding sequences:
- the LOC137811631 gene encoding myosin-binding protein 2, whose protein sequence is MAANKFATMLHRNTNKITLVLVYAILEWILIILLLLNSLFSYLIIKFADYFGLKRPCIWCTRIDHIIESGKNKTSCRDLVCEAHASEISKLGFCSIHQKLAESQAMCEDCSSSSQPDYVKLSRNFGFFPWMKQIGMIQDESADAGDKAIVKVEEAMRCSCCGVNFDKRFYPPCIFIKPSLNVLEYDQKQNLVTERGVGVEIDEDHTRSDIVLDHHEDGQGNGENKESHMVVEVDQGLDRKDEEAEKSCDCSVCDASVDILCDEICKLDLGVEKGKETIEEESLNASKSMDDDADDDQACEKSAAQVDCTREITVETPPKHLEFFIHGDDCRLIPVELVDSPATENRTHSRYMVGGEGLNSNEDFILDFDMSADAEAEPLVENWHISGDIVAEFSCQENENAAKSVQLRTTGQSPLLSQLEEENLVQNCEDMRFFQPADDFTKDENVEANMESRDAEQCSDVSLASEDASQMQGEEYEAEVSIGTEIPDQEQVDEYQSQDVLLDTNQQIEEDPSTSAVRFNVQDESGDDKGEEFVEFKTLSIEVRMPTVNNHLPSLLVLNENEEEKVPDTPTSVESLHQLHKKLLLLERKESGTEESLDGSVISDIECGEVTMEKLKAALKSERKALSTLYAELEEERSASAIAANQTMAMINRLQEEKAAMQMEALQYQRMMEEQSEYDQEALQLLNELMMKREKEKQELEKELEIFRKKVHDYEVREKMVMSRRDGSMRSRTSSPSCSNAEDSDGLSIDLNHEAKEENGFYSHQECSNQNTPVDAVLYLEESLANFEEERLQILEQLKVLEEKLVILNYEEEHCSDDAKSVELSEENGNGYHDDDDHEGQVNGFANGHAKEINGKHHKGRKIMGAKAKRLLPLFDAMSSEAEDVELSGDELDLPHLQDNSVEKVNMVKKKFALEEEVDNVYERLQVLEADREFLKHCISSLRKGDKGLDLLQEILQHLRDLRNVELRVKNMGELAV, encoded by the exons ATGGCTGCCAACAAGTTTGCAACCATGTTACACAGAAACACCAACAAAATCACCCTTGTTCTTGTCTATGCCATCCTAGAATGGATTCTCATCATCCTCCTGCTCCTCAATTCTCTCTTTTCTTATCTAATCATAAAGTTTGCCGATTACTTTGGCCTCAAAAGGCCCTGCATATGGTGCACCAGAATCGATCACATCATAGAGTCTGGGAAGAACAAGACTTCTTGCAGAGATCTTGTGTGCGAAGCTCATGCCTCTGAGATTTCCAAACTGGGGTTCTGCTCTATTCATCAAAAACTGGCTGAGTCACAAGCCATGTGTGAGGATTGCTCCTCCTCGTCCCAACCCGATTATGTCAAACTCTCACGGAATTTTGGTTTCTTTCCATGGATGAAGCAGATAGGTATGATTCAGGATGAGAGTGCTGATGCTGGTGACAAAGCAATTGTGAAGGTGGAAGAGGCTATGAGGTGTTCTTGCTGTGGTGTCAACTTTGACAAGAGATTCTACCCTCCTTGCATTTTTATCAAGCCTTCTCTCAATGTTTTGGAGTACGACCAGAAGCAGAATTTGGTGACAGAACGCGGGGTTGGTGTAGAGATTGATGAAGATCACACCAGATCGGATATTGTGCTTGATCATCATGAGGATGGACAGGGGAATGGAGAAAACAAGGAAAGCCACATGGTGGTTGAGGTTGATCAGGGTTTGGATAGAAAGGATGAGGAGGCAGAGAAGAGTTGTGATTGTTCTGTATGTGATGCTAGCGTGGATATTCTTTGTGATGAAATTTGCAAGTTGGATTTGGGTGTGGAGAAAGGGAAAGAAACAATTGAAGAGGAAAGTTTGAATGCCAGTAAGAGTATGGATGATGATGCTGATGATGATCAAGCTTGTGAGAAATCCGCTGCTCAAGTTGATTGTACCAGAGAGATAACTGTGGAGACTCCACCCAAACATCTGGAATTTTTCATTCATGGTGATGATTGCAGATTGATTCCGGTTGAATTGGTTGACTCCCCCGCTACAGAAAATAGGACTCACAGCAGGTATATGGTGGGAGGTGAAGGACTCAACAGCAATGAAGATTTTATTCTGGACTTTGATATGAGTGCTGATGCAGAAGCTGAACCGCTTGTTGAAAATTGGCACATTTCTGGGGATATTGTGGCAGAATTTTCATGCCAGGAGAACGAAAATGCGGCTAAATCAGTTCAGTTAAGGACCACAGGGCAGTCCCCACTGTTGTCACaattagaagaagaaaatttgGTGCAGAATTGTGAAGATATGAGATTTTTTCAACCTGCTGATGACTTCACCAAGGATGAGAACGTTGAAGCAAACATGGAAAGCAGAGATGCAGAACAATGTTCAGATGTTTCTCTAG CATCTGAAGATGCATCACAAATGCAAGGTGAGGAATATGAAGCAGAAGTCTCAATAGGGACTGAAATTCCTGATCAGGAGCAAGTGGATGAGTATCAAAGCCAGGATGTTCTTTTGGATACAaatcaacaaatagaagaagaTCCATCTACTAGCGCTGTCAGATTTAATGTGCAAGATGAAAGTG GTGATGACAAAGGTGAAGAGTTTGTAGAATTTAAAACCTTGTCAATCGAAGTGAGAATGCCAACAGTAAATAACCATTTGCCATCTTTATTGGTGCTTAACGAGAATGAGGAAGAAAAAGTTCCTGACACACCCACTTCTGTGGAGAGTCTACATCAGCTACACAAGAAATTGCTTCTTCTTGAGAGGAAAGAATCAGGAACAGAAGAGTCATTGGATGGAAGTGTGATAAGTGATATAGAATGTGGGGAGGTAACCATGGAAAAGTTAAAAGCAGCATTGAAATCTGAAAGGAAAGCTTTGAGCACTCTGTATGCAGAACTAGAAGAAGAGAGAAGTGCATCTGCTATAGCTGCCAATCAAACAATGGCGATGATAAATAGGCTTCAGGAAGAGAAAGCAGCAATGCAGATGGAAGCCTTGCAGTATCAGAGAATGATGGAAGAACAATCTGAGTATGACCAGGAGGCTTTGCAACTATTGAATGAGCTCATGATGAAGAGGGAGAAAGAGAAGCAAGAGCTGGAAAAGGAGCTtgaaatatttagaaaaaaggTTCATGACTATGAGGTAAGAGAAAAGATGGTGATGTCAAGAAGAGATGGTAGCATGAGAAGCAGAACTTCGTCTCCCTCTTGTAGCAATGCTGAAGATAGTGATGGATTGTCCATTGACTTGAATCATGAAGCAAAGGAAGAAAACGGGTTTTATAGTCATCAAGAATGCAGCAACCAGAACACCCCCGTAGATGCGGTCTTATATTTGGAGGAATCATTGGCAAACTTTGAGGAAGAGAGGTTACAAATTCTAGAACAGCTCAAGGTACTGGAAGAAAAGCTAGTTATATTGAATTATGAGGAAGAGCACTGCTCAGATGATGCTAAATCAGTAGAACTTTCCGAAGAGAATGGGAATGGATACCATGATGATGATGATCACGAAGGTCAGGTAAATGGATTTGCTAATGGTCATGCAAAGGAAATAAATGGAAAACATCATAAAGGGAGGAAAATCATGGGTGCAAAAGCCAAGCGACTCCTCCCACTTTTCGATGCAATGAGTTCAGAAGCAGAAGACGTGGAGTTGAGTGGAGACGAGTTAGATTTGCCCCACTTGCAAGACAATTCAGTTGAAAAGGTTAACATGGTGAAGAAAAAGTTTGCTTTAGAAGAGGAAGTGGATAATGTTTACGAGAGACTACAGGTGCTGGAGGCAGACAGAGAGTTTCTAAAGCATTGTATCAGCTCCTTGAGAAAAGGGGACAAAGGGTTAGATCTTCTCCAAGAAATTTTACAACATCTTCGTGATCTGAGGAATGTTGAACTCAGGGTCAAGAACATGGGAGAGCTAGCAGTGTAA